The Dendropsophus ebraccatus isolate aDenEbr1 chromosome 3, aDenEbr1.pat, whole genome shotgun sequence genome includes a region encoding these proteins:
- the LOC138786819 gene encoding zinc finger protein 501-like, producing the protein MDKIVKEEEEETDVSSDEQYKEDITTGNCQDDCTRSSEKNPKSPDITAEDHIEQDTYEEQSMTLDIPPAPHSKNRSSDPFQVVRSGLNRRNVEHQKLFSCSQCGKCFTTRRILVTHQKIHIEKKPVSCSECGKCFPGKSKLLNHLRTHTGEKPFLCTECGKCFTQKSCLTKHRILHTGEKPFSCHECRKGFVQKSDLIDHQRTHTGEKPFSCSECGKCYNWKRALVRHQIIHTGAKPYSCPECGKHFHAKSDLVRHQRIHTGEKPFSCPECGKGFKAKTSLIYHQRIHTEGGHYNVQNVGNVIDGSLILLNINELIVRRQNPTLH; encoded by the coding sequence ATGACTGTACCAGGAGCTCAGAGAAAAATCCAaaatctccagatattacagcagaggATCATATCgaacaagatacatatgaagaacagtCCATGACCCtagatatacccccagcccctcacagcaaaaaTCGGTCATCTGATCCCTTTCAAGTAGTCCGATCCGGTCTGAACAGAAGGAATGTTGAACATCAAAAGCtattttcatgttcacaatgtggaaaatgttttactacaAGACGAATACTTGTCACACATCAAAAAATCCACATAGAGAAGAAGCCAgtctcatgttcagaatgtgggaaatgttttcctgGGAAATCAAAGCTTCTTAACCATCTGAGAACTCAtacgggggagaagccatttttatgcacagaatgtgggaaatgttttactcagaaatcatgTCTTACTAAACATCGGATTCtgcacacgggggagaagccattttcatgccatGAATGTAGGAAAGGGTTTGTTCAAAAATCAGATCTTATTgaccatcaaagaactcacacaggagagaagccattctcatgttcagaatgtggaaaatgttataATTGGAAAAGAGCTCTTGTTAGACATCAGATAATTCACACAGGGGCAAAACCATACTCttgcccagaatgtgggaaacattTTCATGCCAAGTCAGATTTAGTcagacatcagagaattcacacaggggagaagcccttttcatgcccagaatgtggaAAGGGTTTTAAAGCAAAGACATCTCTTATttaccatcaaagaattcacacagaggggggccattataatgttcagaatgtgggaaatgttatagaTGGGAGTCTAATCTTATTAAACATCAATGAACTAATTGTAAGGAGGCAGAACCCAACTCTCCACTAA